One window of Saccharopolyspora phatthalungensis genomic DNA carries:
- a CDS encoding MFS transporter, which yields MTESQLAAPDDALPGSAVARSTRRMRNRVLTSSFVGSVIEWYDFYLFGVASAAVFNGLFFPDFSATAGTLAAFATLAAGFIARPLGGIIWGHFGDKVGRKRMLVLSIVLMGASTTIVGLLPTYATIGIWAPVLLVVMRLIQGISAGGEWGGAVLMSMEHAPKRRGLSSSVAQMGLYGGILLANGVFALVSLMADHAFLAWGWRIPFLASAVLVAIGLWIRLGVEESPIFAEARARAEQRDAKKPAPPLIEVLRHPKNLLLSIFLVLGPFAASAVYGTWIVSYGIQQGFPRTDVLNAVLISAAIGLLGQPVFAGFSDLWGRKIVVGLGAVLQAAGIVAMFSLMQTGSIPLMYLSISLASLAHAVVYSPLGAWLGELFPTTQRYTGASLGYQIAGTVGGGFTPLICASLLAAAGGSTVGPSLFIGATCLLTLIAVFVAKETYRSAL from the coding sequence GTGACCGAATCCCAGCTCGCCGCCCCTGACGACGCCTTACCCGGGAGCGCGGTAGCACGCTCCACCCGACGGATGCGCAACCGCGTGCTCACTTCGAGCTTCGTTGGCTCCGTCATCGAGTGGTACGACTTCTATCTCTTCGGCGTCGCCTCGGCGGCGGTGTTCAACGGGTTGTTCTTCCCGGACTTCAGCGCCACCGCGGGCACGCTGGCCGCCTTCGCCACGCTCGCCGCCGGTTTCATCGCCCGGCCGCTCGGCGGGATCATCTGGGGTCACTTCGGCGACAAGGTTGGCCGCAAGCGGATGCTCGTCCTGTCGATCGTGCTGATGGGTGCTTCCACCACGATCGTCGGCCTGCTTCCGACCTACGCGACGATCGGGATCTGGGCGCCGGTGCTCCTGGTGGTCATGCGGCTGATCCAGGGCATCTCCGCCGGCGGCGAATGGGGCGGCGCCGTGCTCATGTCGATGGAGCACGCGCCGAAACGCCGCGGGCTCTCCAGCAGCGTGGCCCAGATGGGTCTCTACGGTGGCATCCTGCTGGCCAACGGTGTCTTCGCGCTGGTGTCACTGATGGCCGACCACGCCTTCCTCGCCTGGGGCTGGCGCATCCCGTTCCTTGCCTCCGCGGTTCTGGTTGCCATCGGCCTCTGGATCAGGCTCGGCGTCGAGGAAAGCCCGATCTTCGCCGAGGCCCGCGCGCGGGCGGAGCAGCGTGACGCCAAGAAGCCGGCGCCGCCACTCATCGAGGTCCTCCGGCACCCCAAGAACCTGCTGCTGTCGATCTTCCTGGTGCTCGGCCCGTTCGCAGCGAGCGCGGTGTACGGCACCTGGATCGTCTCCTATGGGATCCAGCAAGGTTTTCCACGCACCGACGTGCTCAACGCCGTGCTGATCTCCGCCGCGATCGGCCTGCTCGGCCAGCCGGTGTTCGCCGGGTTCTCGGACCTTTGGGGCCGCAAGATCGTGGTCGGGTTGGGCGCGGTGCTGCAAGCGGCAGGCATCGTCGCGATGTTCTCGTTGATGCAAACCGGAAGCATTCCCCTGATGTACCTAAGCATCTCGCTCGCCTCGCTCGCGCACGCCGTCGTTTACAGCCCGCTCGGCGCCTGGTTGGGCGAGCTGTTCCCCACGACGCAGCGCTATACCGGTGCCTCGCTCGGCTACCAGATCGCCGGCACCGTGGGCGGCGGGTTCACCCCACTGATCTGCGCCTCGCTGCTGGCCGCCGCCGGTGGGAGCACCGTCGGCCCCTCGTTGTTCATCGGCGCCACGTGCCTGCTGACCCTGATCGCGGTGTTCGTGGCGAAGGAGACCTACCGCAGCGCGTTGTAG
- a CDS encoding amidohydrolase family protein — MTLTDPRPATAPPGAKLGIIDTDFHPMPVPTDPQIAEHLPERWRTYIARYGLGSFGGGVSPSQREFTHRLDAVDENGRVGVDPHLAVQQVLDPFDMSAVVLTCPQTYIITSGGANMPYECAYALYRAFNDALAHTWVGADSRFHASITLPRDLARAEQEIVRCKEGPHGDSYVQVLMSPAGQEPLGRQRYWPIFEACEHYDIPLAFHVPGMGRQPTGAGRQNFYAEMHAAFAVLPISMVPSLIFEGVFERFPRLKIALLELGWDWAAPYSWRLDATYDKLRDEVPHLTRRPSEYLREHFWFSTQPIEEPERLEETPHVYAMFEESGFADRLMFSSDYPHWDFDSPYESVPETFPLDRRRRILGDNASRLYGIPLLPGHGIPAVGA, encoded by the coding sequence ATGACCTTGACCGACCCCCGACCCGCCACGGCTCCGCCCGGGGCGAAGCTCGGCATCATCGACACCGACTTCCACCCGATGCCGGTGCCGACGGACCCGCAGATCGCGGAGCACCTTCCCGAGCGGTGGCGGACCTACATCGCCCGCTACGGGCTGGGCAGCTTCGGCGGCGGCGTCTCGCCGTCGCAGCGGGAATTCACCCACCGGCTCGACGCCGTCGACGAGAACGGCCGGGTGGGCGTCGACCCGCATCTGGCCGTGCAACAGGTGTTGGACCCGTTCGACATGTCCGCGGTGGTGCTGACCTGTCCGCAGACCTACATCATCACCAGCGGCGGGGCGAACATGCCCTACGAGTGCGCCTACGCGCTCTACCGCGCCTTCAACGACGCCCTCGCTCACACCTGGGTGGGCGCCGACAGCCGGTTCCACGCCAGCATCACGCTGCCGCGCGACCTCGCCCGTGCCGAGCAGGAGATCGTGCGCTGTAAGGAAGGACCGCACGGCGACTCCTACGTTCAAGTGCTGATGTCCCCGGCCGGCCAGGAACCGCTCGGCAGGCAGCGCTACTGGCCGATCTTCGAAGCATGCGAGCACTACGACATTCCGCTCGCCTTCCACGTCCCCGGCATGGGGCGCCAGCCGACCGGGGCAGGCCGGCAGAACTTCTACGCGGAGATGCACGCCGCTTTCGCCGTGCTGCCGATCTCGATGGTGCCGAGCCTGATCTTCGAGGGTGTCTTCGAACGCTTTCCCCGCCTGAAGATCGCGCTTCTCGAACTCGGCTGGGACTGGGCCGCGCCGTACTCCTGGCGACTCGACGCCACCTACGACAAGCTCCGCGACGAGGTGCCGCACCTGACCCGGCGCCCGTCGGAATACCTGCGCGAGCACTTCTGGTTCTCCACGCAGCCGATCGAGGAGCCGGAGCGGCTGGAAGAGACCCCGCATGTGTACGCCATGTTCGAGGAATCCGGTTTCGCGGACCGGCTGATGTTCTCCTCGGACTATCCGCACTGGGACTTCGACTCGCCGTACGAGTCGGTGCCCGAAACCTTCCCGCTGGACCGTCGGCGGCGAATCCTGGGTGACAACGCGAGCCGCCTCTACGGCATTCCGCTGTTGCCCGGCCACGGCATCCCGGCGGTGGGTGCCTGA
- a CDS encoding alpha-hydroxy acid oxidase, producing the protein MSALEKARRARLARLLNHEDARRAAARALPRGIREYIEGGAEDEVTLRRNAKAFRDIAFRPRMATWVDRPDLTTTVLGTRIALPVLTAPCGGMRLVHPDGDIGLATAASRAGSIHVASSAAGFTLEQIAEVQGPQWFQVYRFSSRSTMEHLVHRAQAAGYSALVATVDTAVSGYRERDFKNGFSYSMRVNARNAVKLAPQLVRRPAWLARYVLDGLPFEIPNTAQITADGKPMMLTEMTKGGAGSHSPTWTDVDWLRANWRGPLVVKGLLTAEDARRAVDAGADAVIVSNHGGRQLDGAPATLHVLPRIVEAVGDTAEVLMDSGIRRGSDVLKALSLGAKAVLVGRLPTWGLAAGGTAGVERVLELLRSEMVRTMRLMGCRSVSELDPSWLGEDTIPLHSNKKEVKVR; encoded by the coding sequence ATGTCCGCGCTTGAGAAGGCACGCCGCGCACGCCTCGCGCGGCTGTTGAACCACGAGGACGCGCGCCGGGCGGCGGCTCGCGCCCTGCCTCGCGGAATCCGCGAGTACATCGAGGGCGGCGCCGAGGACGAGGTCACCCTGCGGCGAAATGCCAAGGCATTCCGTGACATTGCGTTCCGGCCCCGGATGGCGACGTGGGTCGATCGGCCCGACCTCACGACGACCGTGCTCGGCACCCGCATCGCCCTGCCCGTGCTCACCGCCCCCTGCGGCGGCATGCGGCTCGTCCACCCGGACGGTGACATCGGGCTGGCCACCGCGGCCTCGCGCGCCGGCTCGATCCACGTGGCCAGCTCCGCGGCCGGATTCACCCTTGAGCAGATCGCGGAAGTCCAAGGACCGCAGTGGTTTCAGGTGTACCGCTTCTCCTCTCGCTCCACAATGGAGCACCTCGTGCACCGCGCCCAGGCGGCGGGCTATTCCGCGCTGGTCGCGACGGTGGACACCGCGGTATCCGGCTACCGGGAGCGGGATTTCAAGAACGGCTTCAGCTACTCGATGCGGGTCAACGCCCGCAACGCCGTGAAGCTCGCCCCGCAACTGGTGCGGCGACCCGCGTGGCTCGCGAGGTACGTCCTCGACGGGCTGCCCTTCGAGATCCCGAACACCGCGCAGATCACCGCCGACGGCAAGCCGATGATGCTCACCGAAATGACGAAGGGCGGCGCGGGATCGCACTCGCCCACCTGGACCGATGTGGACTGGCTGCGCGCGAACTGGCGCGGACCACTCGTCGTGAAGGGACTGCTCACGGCCGAGGACGCACGCCGTGCCGTCGATGCGGGGGCCGACGCGGTGATCGTGTCGAACCACGGCGGTCGTCAGCTCGACGGTGCGCCAGCCACGCTGCACGTTCTCCCACGGATCGTCGAGGCGGTCGGCGACACGGCGGAAGTGTTGATGGACAGCGGGATCCGCCGCGGCAGCGACGTCCTCAAGGCACTGTCACTGGGCGCGAAAGCCGTGCTCGTCGGGCGACTCCCGACCTGGGGCCTGGCCGCGGGCGGAACCGCGGGTGTCGAGCGCGTGCTTGAGCTCCTGCGCAGCGAGATGGTCCGCACGATGCGCCTGATGGGGTGCCGGTCGGTGTCCGAATTGGACCCGAGTTGGCTCGGCGAGGACACGATTCCGTTGCACAGCAACAAGAAGGAGGTCAAGGTCCGGTGA
- a CDS encoding Rieske (2Fe-2S) protein, with translation MTTAETRSESAPARRANRFVVARVDEIPPGDRRIVDAGDRQIGVYNIGGRFYAMLNRCPHLAGPLCEGQVVNAVESPVPGDVRLEESRTYVTCPWHNWEFDVETGQSYWNPRLRARPLPVGVEGGAEIEAALQRGEIDRLPGPYQAEMVPVSVESDYVVLSLRPARGGTS, from the coding sequence GTGACCACGGCAGAGACCCGTTCCGAGTCCGCACCGGCCCGGCGCGCGAACCGCTTCGTGGTCGCCCGGGTCGACGAGATCCCGCCGGGGGATCGACGCATCGTCGACGCGGGCGATCGGCAGATCGGCGTGTACAACATCGGCGGCCGGTTCTACGCGATGCTCAACCGCTGCCCGCACCTGGCCGGCCCGCTGTGCGAGGGGCAGGTGGTCAACGCCGTCGAATCCCCCGTGCCGGGCGACGTGCGGCTTGAGGAGTCCCGCACCTACGTCACCTGCCCCTGGCACAACTGGGAATTCGACGTCGAGACCGGCCAGTCGTACTGGAATCCGCGGCTGCGTGCCCGCCCGCTGCCCGTGGGCGTCGAGGGCGGCGCGGAGATCGAGGCGGCCCTCCAGCGCGGCGAGATCGACCGGCTGCCCGGCCCCTACCAAGCCGAGATGGTCCCCGTCTCGGTGGAGTCCGACTACGTCGTGCTGTCGCTGCGGCCGGCCCGAGGAGGCACCTCATGA
- a CDS encoding amidohydrolase family protein, which yields MTAPVTALLKGTTRDALWSGPVVDCDVHAIPPSLEALFPYTDPVWVQGAQERGWKGPNGHALAYPPGAPTTARDEWRPEGRPPASSVELLRQHVLDPWRVDAALVNTAYGVDSLRHPDWAPALARAVNDWLIAEWLDRDPRLVGSMVVPARDPAAAAAEIERIGSHPRIVQVTMPVRAERLYGQRVFWPIYEAMTRHDLVMGLSWGGTTEDAPTPTGYASWYAEEYAAEIQLYGAQLTSMIYEGIFQKFPGMRVTMLESGFAWVPTWSWSINKKWKGLRREIPWVDRLPTEIIRDHFRFSIAPADLGPAAHARKIIEWLGSEDLLLFATDYPHLHTDDLAAVLDVLPESMRPKVMAESARQWYRLDKALS from the coding sequence ATGACCGCCCCTGTCACCGCCCTGCTGAAGGGCACTACCCGGGACGCCCTGTGGAGCGGGCCGGTGGTGGACTGCGACGTCCACGCCATCCCGCCGTCGCTGGAGGCCCTGTTCCCCTACACCGACCCGGTGTGGGTGCAGGGAGCTCAGGAGCGCGGCTGGAAAGGACCCAACGGGCACGCCCTGGCCTACCCGCCCGGCGCCCCGACCACCGCGCGGGACGAGTGGCGGCCCGAGGGCAGGCCGCCCGCGTCGAGCGTCGAACTGCTGCGGCAGCATGTCCTCGACCCCTGGCGGGTCGACGCGGCGCTCGTGAACACCGCCTATGGCGTGGACTCGCTGCGTCACCCCGACTGGGCCCCCGCGCTGGCCCGCGCGGTCAACGACTGGCTGATCGCGGAATGGCTCGACCGGGATCCGCGGCTTGTCGGCTCGATGGTCGTCCCGGCGCGCGATCCCGCCGCGGCCGCCGCCGAGATCGAGCGGATCGGCTCGCACCCGCGGATCGTGCAGGTCACCATGCCCGTCCGGGCCGAACGGCTCTATGGACAGCGGGTGTTCTGGCCGATCTACGAGGCCATGACCCGCCACGACCTGGTCATGGGGCTGAGCTGGGGTGGCACCACGGAGGACGCGCCGACGCCCACCGGTTACGCCTCCTGGTACGCCGAGGAGTACGCGGCGGAGATCCAGCTCTACGGCGCGCAGCTGACCAGCATGATCTACGAGGGGATCTTCCAGAAGTTCCCCGGCATGCGCGTGACGATGCTGGAGAGCGGCTTCGCCTGGGTACCCACCTGGAGCTGGAGCATCAACAAGAAGTGGAAGGGCCTGCGCCGCGAGATCCCCTGGGTCGACCGGCTGCCCACCGAGATCATCCGCGACCACTTCCGGTTCTCCATCGCCCCGGCCGATCTGGGCCCGGCCGCGCACGCCCGCAAGATCATCGAATGGCTGGGCTCCGAGGACCTGCTGCTGTTCGCCACGGACTACCCGCACCTGCACACCGACGACCTGGCGGCCGTTCTCGACGTGCTGCCGGAGTCCATGCGGCCGAAGGTCATGGCCGAGTCCGCGCGGCAGTGGTACCGGCTGGACAAGGCCCTCTCATGA
- a CDS encoding HpcH/HpaI aldolase family protein, which yields MNYASTAAAHPNRLRRILETGGTAIGLACHTGDPHIAETLSLAGFDYLYLDQQHGVGGLGSPVDMLRATARTGTTPLVRVAANDPVLIGRALDAGAEGVIVPTVESAEDARRAAAAAHYAPDGIRSWGPTRSAYGLGTDPATVNREVLCLVMIETAEGVARAKEIAAVPGVHGVYVGPGDLAVSLGLSPTEGPRDARHRAAVRDICAACDAAGIAAGITGDPRTESARGFRMVTAGSDVGFLKAGLADARARRDSLPHTDTDTDTDTDTDTDTDTDTEGDLSA from the coding sequence ATGAACTATGCCAGCACCGCAGCCGCACACCCGAACCGGCTGCGCCGAATCCTGGAAACGGGCGGCACGGCGATCGGGCTCGCCTGCCACACCGGGGATCCGCACATCGCGGAAACCCTGTCGCTCGCCGGTTTCGACTACCTCTACCTCGACCAGCAGCACGGCGTCGGTGGCTTGGGCAGCCCGGTGGACATGCTGCGGGCCACCGCCCGCACCGGCACCACACCGCTGGTGCGGGTCGCGGCGAACGACCCCGTGCTGATCGGTCGTGCCCTCGACGCGGGCGCCGAGGGCGTCATCGTCCCGACGGTCGAGTCCGCCGAGGACGCCCGCCGCGCCGCCGCGGCGGCCCACTACGCCCCCGACGGAATTCGCAGCTGGGGACCGACCCGCTCGGCCTACGGCCTCGGCACCGACCCCGCGACGGTCAACCGCGAGGTCCTCTGCCTCGTCATGATCGAGACCGCCGAAGGTGTGGCCAGGGCGAAGGAAATCGCCGCAGTGCCGGGCGTGCACGGGGTGTACGTGGGGCCGGGCGATCTTGCCGTCAGCCTCGGACTGTCCCCTACCGAGGGGCCACGCGACGCCCGGCATCGCGCCGCGGTGCGCGACATCTGCGCCGCGTGCGACGCGGCCGGCATCGCCGCGGGCATCACCGGCGACCCGCGCACGGAGTCCGCTCGCGGCTTCCGGATGGTCACCGCCGGCTCCGACGTCGGCTTCCTCAAAGCCGGTCTCGCCGACGCGCGGGCCCGCCGGGACTCCCTGCCGCACACCGACACCGACACCGACACCGACACCGACACCGACACCGACACCGACACCGACACCGAAGGAGACCTCAGCGCATGA
- a CDS encoding phosphotriesterase family protein, which translates to MSTVNTVRGPIDSSEIGTTLMHEHLFAHNPELEQNLPHPEWDEQAMIEKARKSLTSLHADKGIDTFVDLTVLGLGRYLPTVQKVADGLPLNIVVATGYYTAKDLPTYFHTHAPDGLVGRTLGGRDPLETMFIDDIVKGIPGTDGVKAGIIKVVTDEHGMTPDVQRVFTAAARAQAETGVPISTHTNVAFANGREQQKWFQSNGVDLERTVIGHCGDSTDLDYLKELMDNGSTIGLDRFGMEFVLDDDSRIDTLVALLEQGYAERITISHDAGFFSINTPPSFRAKHVPNWHHHRISDRILPEIRKRGATEEQITQMMVINPVRVLTGDAEATAAVAAKGLGAEVS; encoded by the coding sequence ATGAGCACCGTCAACACCGTCCGGGGACCGATCGACAGCTCCGAGATCGGCACGACGCTGATGCACGAGCACCTCTTCGCCCACAACCCGGAGCTTGAGCAGAACCTGCCGCACCCGGAGTGGGACGAGCAGGCGATGATCGAGAAGGCCCGGAAGAGCCTCACGTCGCTGCACGCGGACAAGGGCATCGACACGTTCGTCGATCTCACCGTGCTGGGGCTCGGCCGCTACCTGCCCACCGTGCAGAAGGTCGCCGACGGCTTGCCGCTCAACATCGTCGTGGCCACCGGCTACTACACCGCCAAGGACCTGCCGACCTACTTCCACACCCACGCCCCGGACGGTCTGGTGGGCAGGACCCTCGGCGGCCGGGACCCGCTCGAAACCATGTTCATCGACGACATCGTCAAGGGCATCCCCGGCACCGACGGGGTCAAGGCCGGGATCATCAAGGTCGTTACCGACGAGCACGGCATGACTCCCGACGTGCAGCGGGTCTTCACCGCCGCCGCCCGCGCCCAGGCCGAGACCGGCGTCCCGATCTCCACGCACACCAACGTCGCCTTCGCCAACGGCCGCGAGCAGCAGAAGTGGTTCCAGAGCAACGGCGTCGACCTGGAGCGCACCGTCATCGGGCACTGCGGCGACTCCACCGACCTGGACTATCTCAAGGAGCTGATGGACAACGGCTCGACCATCGGCCTCGACCGGTTCGGCATGGAGTTCGTGCTCGACGACGACAGCCGCATCGACACCCTCGTCGCACTGCTCGAACAGGGCTACGCCGAACGGATCACCATCTCCCACGACGCCGGGTTCTTCTCGATCAACACCCCGCCGTCCTTCCGCGCGAAGCACGTGCCGAACTGGCACCACCACCGCATTTCCGATCGCATCCTCCCGGAGATCCGCAAGCGCGGCGCCACCGAGGAGCAGATCACCCAGATGATGGTGATCAACCCGGTCCGGGTGCTGACCGGCGACGCCGAGGCGACCGCTGCCGTGGCCGCGAAGGGGCTCGGAGCGGAGGTCTCGTGA
- a CDS encoding NADH-ubiquinone oxidoreductase-F iron-sulfur binding region domain-containing protein, with protein MTAEPVTLAPRVTLADAASRWNSGALSLVPLAGAAAPLVLDRDTRETLAEYARPNGVSGRDLIDVVEAAGLRGCGGAGFPTGVKMRAVADREGPRTLVANGDEGEPLAVKDRYLLRIRPHLVLDGLLRVAEAVAADRAVVYLSDAVAADSVRKALDELGGTPVPIDVVQVPRTYVGGEESSVVRAIDGGPALPTDKPPRPFESGVGGGPTLVLNVETLARIPAVAAGAETDSVLLTLTGSVARPGLYEVPLGRPIRELVEPVGEPVGFLMGGYFAGLLGPRALDIPFGFTELGAEGSGLGCGAVFVLGPGDCPVAAAADVMAYFDRENARQCGPCIRGTAAMAEALRELADGTASDARLEKLRSWSASLRGRGACATLDGACNVAATLLREFPDLVAEHRAVPCPRCAALGPTERTAPDIDPEPEES; from the coding sequence GTGACGGCCGAACCGGTCACCCTCGCACCTCGCGTCACCCTGGCGGATGCGGCCTCGCGCTGGAACAGCGGCGCGCTGTCCTTGGTGCCCCTTGCCGGGGCAGCGGCGCCATTGGTCCTGGACCGGGACACCCGGGAGACCCTGGCCGAGTACGCGCGTCCGAACGGGGTCTCCGGCCGTGACCTGATCGACGTCGTTGAGGCCGCCGGACTCCGCGGCTGCGGTGGCGCAGGGTTCCCGACCGGCGTCAAGATGCGAGCCGTCGCCGACCGGGAGGGCCCGCGCACGCTCGTCGCGAACGGCGACGAGGGCGAACCGCTCGCGGTGAAAGACCGGTACCTGCTGAGGATCCGCCCGCACCTCGTCCTCGACGGGCTGCTGCGGGTGGCCGAGGCGGTGGCGGCCGATCGAGCCGTCGTCTACCTCTCCGACGCCGTGGCCGCCGACAGCGTGCGCAAGGCGCTCGACGAGCTTGGTGGCACGCCGGTGCCGATCGACGTGGTGCAAGTCCCGCGCACCTATGTCGGGGGCGAGGAATCCTCGGTGGTCCGCGCGATCGACGGCGGGCCCGCGCTGCCGACCGATAAGCCGCCGCGCCCGTTCGAATCAGGGGTGGGCGGGGGCCCGACGCTGGTGCTGAACGTCGAGACCCTAGCCCGGATCCCGGCCGTCGCCGCGGGTGCGGAGACGGACTCGGTGCTGCTCACGCTGACCGGATCCGTCGCGCGGCCCGGCCTCTACGAGGTTCCGCTCGGGCGGCCCATACGCGAGCTCGTCGAACCGGTCGGGGAGCCGGTCGGCTTCCTGATGGGCGGCTACTTCGCCGGCCTGCTCGGGCCGCGCGCGCTCGACATCCCGTTCGGGTTCACCGAGTTGGGAGCCGAGGGCAGCGGACTGGGGTGCGGCGCGGTCTTCGTCCTGGGGCCAGGCGACTGCCCGGTCGCCGCAGCCGCCGACGTCATGGCGTACTTCGACCGAGAGAACGCCCGGCAGTGCGGGCCATGCATCCGCGGCACCGCGGCCATGGCTGAGGCGCTGCGGGAGCTGGCGGACGGGACCGCCTCCGATGCCCGGCTGGAGAAGCTGCGGAGCTGGTCGGCCTCGCTGCGTGGGCGGGGTGCCTGCGCCACCCTCGACGGTGCCTGCAACGTGGCCGCCACCCTGCTCCGCGAGTTCCCCGACCTGGTCGCCGAGCACCGCGCGGTGCCGTGTCCGCGCTGTGCCGCCCTCGGGCCGACCGAACGCACGGCACCCGACATCGATCCCGAACCGGAGGAATCATGA
- a CDS encoding ferredoxin, whose amino-acid sequence MKVRLESAKCDGFGTCAAHSPEIFELDEWGYASVKGDGEVTADLEGKVNRAVADCPVHAIIVS is encoded by the coding sequence ATGAAAGTACGCCTGGAGTCCGCGAAGTGCGACGGGTTCGGCACCTGCGCCGCGCACAGCCCGGAGATCTTCGAACTCGACGAGTGGGGTTACGCCTCGGTCAAGGGCGACGGCGAGGTCACCGCCGACCTGGAGGGCAAGGTCAACCGGGCGGTCGCCGACTGCCCCGTGCACGCCATCATCGTGAGCTGA
- a CDS encoding GntR family transcriptional regulator codes for MGRAEKEQLRSNVASAIRDQIMARTVHPGDTLRLGQLAEELGVSITPVREALLLLSQDGWVRHEPNRGFRVAPIRRKDVEDTYLMWSTAEGEIAARAATRATSRDVAYLREIDQRIRDADPSDGHLATELNSALHHYVSVIADAPKLNWFAQAASRLVPLQFPENFHVVPGWSEVNRTQHTPLIDAIAAGDVEAARSGTAAHFQGTGNLLIQWLDSLEFWSEPETPQAPRGTGRLAG; via the coding sequence GTGGGACGGGCCGAGAAGGAACAGTTGCGCAGCAACGTCGCAAGCGCGATCCGCGACCAGATCATGGCGCGGACCGTTCACCCCGGCGACACCCTTCGACTGGGGCAGCTGGCCGAAGAGCTAGGGGTCAGTATCACGCCCGTCCGCGAGGCTCTGCTGCTCCTGTCGCAGGATGGCTGGGTGCGCCACGAGCCCAACCGTGGGTTCCGGGTCGCCCCAATCCGGCGCAAGGACGTCGAGGACACCTATCTGATGTGGTCGACGGCGGAGGGTGAGATCGCGGCGCGGGCCGCCACCCGCGCGACGTCGCGGGATGTCGCATACCTGCGAGAGATCGATCAGCGGATCCGGGACGCCGACCCGTCGGACGGCCACCTGGCCACCGAGCTGAACTCCGCCCTGCACCACTACGTGTCGGTGATCGCCGACGCGCCCAAGCTGAACTGGTTCGCGCAGGCCGCGAGCCGGCTCGTCCCGTTGCAGTTCCCGGAGAACTTCCACGTGGTCCCGGGCTGGTCCGAGGTCAATCGGACGCAGCACACGCCCTTGATCGACGCCATCGCCGCGGGCGACGTCGAGGCGGCGCGCAGCGGCACCGCGGCTCACTTCCAGGGCACCGGGAACCTGCTCATCCAGTGGCTGGACTCGCTGGAGTTCTGGAGCGAGCCGGAGACACCGCAGGCGCCCCGCGGAACGGGGCGCCTGGCCGGATGA